From Piscinibacter gummiphilus:
TTGGCCACTTTGTCGAACACCGGGCTCACGACCAATTCCAGCGGGCGGCTCGAGAACGCGTAGCGCAGATCGAACTCGATCTTGCAAGCCGGCACCGGGTTCGCACCGGGCAAAGCGAGCGGCACGAAACGCCAGGCGCCGTCGAGCACCGAGAACGGCCCATCGACCAGGGACACGGTCACGCTGCTCTCGGCCACATGCTCGTTGCGGGTGGTGAAGGCATGGCGCAGGCCGC
This genomic window contains:
- a CDS encoding type II toxin-antitoxin system RatA family toxin, producing the protein MKQVRKSVLLTYSAPEMYTLVVDIPSYPQFLPWCEKAEVLTRDDTGMTAKLHLAYGGLRHAFTTRNEHVAESSVTVSLVDGPFSVLDGAWRFVPLALPGANPVPACKIEFDLRYAFSSRPLELVVSPVFDKVANTFVDAFVKRAAQVYGER